From the genome of Arthrobacter alpinus, one region includes:
- a CDS encoding substrate-binding domain-containing protein, with the protein MSEPRELTVTFIPGVTPGKWIHRWEDRMRQVPLVVNPVSEAHQLDAVRAGESDLAFVRLPVDKAGLNVIPLYTELSVVVAPKDHPIAAFEEIDVAELADEYLLANPDDFPAWRDISTQVKDGTLKPLPPMASVEEALDLVEAGLGIVILPMSVARHFNRKALRARVVTGVPESGIGLAWLFSETPLPDDFDAVIEEFIGVVRGRGKNSSRQPSVQAKQDAAPKKGAKAPAKGGAPARGGAAKGKGGASKGGGANLRGGGRPGGKGRSQKRGR; encoded by the coding sequence GTGTCTGAACCCCGTGAACTTACAGTGACCTTTATCCCGGGCGTGACTCCCGGAAAGTGGATCCACCGCTGGGAGGACCGGATGCGGCAGGTTCCTTTGGTGGTGAACCCCGTTTCCGAAGCCCACCAGCTCGACGCCGTGCGCGCCGGGGAATCGGATTTGGCCTTTGTGCGCCTGCCCGTGGACAAGGCCGGGTTGAACGTGATTCCGCTGTACACGGAACTTTCCGTGGTGGTGGCCCCCAAGGACCACCCCATCGCCGCCTTTGAGGAAATTGACGTCGCCGAACTTGCCGACGAATACCTGCTGGCCAACCCCGACGACTTCCCCGCATGGCGTGATATTTCCACGCAGGTCAAGGACGGGACGCTTAAGCCGCTGCCGCCCATGGCGTCTGTGGAGGAAGCGCTGGACCTGGTGGAAGCCGGGCTGGGCATCGTGATCCTGCCCATGTCCGTGGCCCGCCACTTCAACCGCAAGGCACTGCGCGCCCGCGTGGTCACGGGTGTGCCGGAATCCGGGATTGGCCTCGCCTGGCTGTTCTCCGAGACGCCGCTGCCGGACGACTTTGACGCCGTCATCGAGGAATTCATTGGCGTGGTCCGCGGACGTGGCAAGAACAGTTCTCGCCAGCCGTCGGTACAGGCTAAACAGGACGCCGCACCAAAGAAGGGCGCCAAGGCCCCGGCCAAAGGAGGGGCTCCGGCGCGCGGTGGTGCCGCCAAGGGCAAGGGCGGCGCCAGCAAGGGTGGCGGAGCAAACCTTCGTGGCGGTGGCCGCCCCGGTGGCAAGGGCCGTTCGCAAAAACGCGGCCGCTGA
- a CDS encoding MMPL family transporter, which yields MDLMNWKPKRWLRIFLPAVLIIIWLAVAGLGGPTFGKISDVSTNDQAAFLPASAQSTAVQDWQSKFVDSTSIPAVVVLTSPQALTQEQLAEVAGLFEKLGAVGGVQKPVAPQTTTIAGPIPSSDKLAVEFLVPVADVGNVKTVVGELRAVIAANLPAGMSSYVTGPAGLTADLVSAFSGIDGILLLVALLAVFVILLVVYRSVVLPILVLLTSVVALCGAIVVVYYLAKGDVIKLNGQSQGILSILVIGAATDYSLLLVARFRESLHEVQSKWTALGRAFKGAWEPIVASGGTVILALLCLLFSDLNSNRSLGPIAAIGIFFSLLAALTFLPALLLAFGRGAFWPFLPKVGHQHKHKHTSPVTVDGLAATSEGDVARGLAGIGGLWRRVGLLIARRPRATWVLTLVLLLAAGTGIFQLQANGVSQTQVILGPSNAVDGQKALAAHFDAGSGSPVVIIADQGKQAQVADAVGKVKGIAAVNVYTGGGRPDAAAAPVVRDGRVLINATLADQADSDAAEQVVQDLRAQLPAVDSGVLVGGVSAIALDTNVTAQRDLVKIVPLVLVVILLVLMLLLRSIVAPLVLIGSVVLSYGAAMGISAIVFNHVFGFPGADATVPLFGFVFLVALGVDYNIFLMTRVREEAKIMGTRAGVLRGLGKTGSVITSAGVVLAATFAALGVIPLLFLAQLAFIVAFGVLLDTVAVRSLLVPALSYDIGRHLWWPSQLGRERKEVES from the coding sequence ATGGATCTTATGAATTGGAAGCCCAAACGTTGGCTCAGAATTTTCCTTCCTGCTGTGTTGATCATCATCTGGCTGGCAGTTGCCGGCTTGGGAGGACCTACGTTTGGCAAGATCTCCGACGTCTCGACCAATGACCAGGCCGCCTTTTTGCCCGCAAGTGCGCAGTCGACAGCTGTTCAGGACTGGCAGTCCAAGTTTGTGGACAGCACCAGCATTCCAGCAGTAGTGGTGCTGACATCCCCGCAGGCCCTGACGCAGGAGCAGCTAGCTGAAGTTGCGGGACTCTTTGAGAAACTTGGTGCCGTCGGTGGCGTGCAAAAGCCAGTGGCGCCCCAGACAACCACCATCGCCGGGCCCATCCCCTCCAGCGACAAACTGGCGGTCGAGTTCCTGGTCCCCGTCGCCGACGTGGGCAACGTCAAGACCGTTGTGGGTGAGTTGCGGGCGGTGATTGCCGCCAATCTGCCCGCCGGCATGAGCTCGTATGTGACGGGCCCTGCCGGGCTGACCGCTGACCTGGTTAGCGCCTTTTCTGGAATAGATGGCATCCTCTTGCTGGTGGCGCTGCTGGCAGTGTTTGTGATTTTGCTGGTGGTGTACCGGTCCGTGGTGCTGCCGATCTTGGTATTGCTGACCTCCGTGGTGGCCTTGTGCGGGGCAATAGTGGTGGTCTACTACCTGGCCAAAGGGGACGTCATCAAGCTCAATGGCCAAAGTCAGGGCATCCTGTCCATCCTGGTGATTGGCGCAGCCACCGACTACTCGCTGCTGTTGGTGGCCCGGTTCCGTGAGTCCCTTCATGAGGTGCAATCGAAGTGGACCGCTCTGGGCCGGGCGTTCAAGGGCGCCTGGGAGCCCATCGTCGCATCGGGCGGGACAGTCATCTTGGCCCTGCTATGCCTGCTGTTCTCCGACCTGAATTCCAACCGCAGCCTGGGTCCCATCGCCGCCATCGGCATTTTCTTCTCCCTGCTGGCCGCATTGACGTTCTTGCCCGCATTGCTTCTCGCGTTCGGCCGTGGAGCTTTCTGGCCATTTCTACCCAAAGTTGGGCACCAGCACAAGCACAAGCACACCAGCCCGGTCACCGTCGACGGTTTAGCTGCCACCTCCGAGGGCGACGTCGCCCGTGGACTGGCAGGAATTGGTGGTCTCTGGCGCCGGGTTGGCCTGTTGATTGCCCGCAGGCCCCGGGCGACCTGGGTCCTGACGCTGGTCCTGTTACTCGCAGCCGGAACAGGAATCTTCCAATTGCAGGCCAACGGCGTCTCTCAAACACAGGTCATCCTTGGGCCGAGCAACGCCGTGGACGGACAGAAGGCGCTGGCCGCGCATTTTGATGCCGGCAGCGGAAGCCCTGTGGTGATCATCGCGGACCAAGGCAAGCAGGCCCAGGTGGCGGACGCCGTCGGAAAGGTCAAGGGCATTGCCGCCGTCAATGTCTACACAGGTGGCGGCCGGCCGGATGCCGCTGCGGCGCCGGTGGTCAGGGACGGGCGCGTGCTGATCAACGCAACGCTGGCTGACCAGGCCGATTCCGACGCGGCCGAGCAGGTAGTGCAGGATTTGCGCGCGCAACTGCCCGCCGTCGATTCCGGTGTGCTTGTGGGCGGCGTCAGTGCCATTGCCCTTGATACCAATGTCACCGCTCAGCGCGACCTGGTGAAGATTGTCCCGCTGGTGCTGGTGGTGATCTTGCTGGTCCTGATGCTCTTGCTGCGCTCGATCGTGGCACCGCTGGTCCTAATCGGCTCGGTGGTGCTCTCCTATGGCGCCGCCATGGGTATTTCGGCGATTGTTTTCAACCATGTATTCGGCTTCCCCGGAGCGGATGCCACGGTGCCCCTATTTGGCTTTGTTTTCCTCGTGGCTCTCGGCGTGGATTACAACATTTTCCTTATGACCCGTGTGCGCGAGGAAGCCAAGATTATGGGGACCCGGGCCGGCGTGCTGCGTGGTCTTGGCAAAACCGGCAGCGTGATTACCTCGGCAGGTGTGGTGCTGGCGGCTACCTTTGCGGCACTGGGGGTTATTCCGCTGCTATTTTTGGCTCAACTGGCCTTCATCGTTGCCTTCGGCGTGCTGCTGGACACCGTGGCGGTGCGTTCGCTGCTGGTCCCGGCGCTCTCCTACGATATCGGCCGGCACCTGTGGTGGCCCTCCCAACTGGGCCGTGAGCGGAAGGAAGTGGAATCATAG
- a CDS encoding DUF5997 family protein, whose product MKSATAAKKLGIYLPAAPAEFQENALSREEFKVLQETPPEWLADLRRNGPHPRAVIAQKLNISIGGLNRSDVTEALTTAQITELLQAPPAWLVEERTVHAKARAEAKLAKEREAARRPKS is encoded by the coding sequence ATGAAGTCTGCCACCGCGGCCAAGAAGCTGGGCATTTACCTGCCCGCAGCCCCCGCAGAGTTCCAGGAAAACGCGCTTAGCCGGGAGGAATTCAAGGTTTTGCAGGAGACTCCCCCGGAGTGGCTGGCCGATCTGCGCCGCAATGGCCCGCACCCCCGCGCCGTCATTGCCCAGAAACTGAATATCTCCATTGGCGGTTTGAACCGTTCCGACGTCACCGAGGCGCTGACGACGGCGCAGATCACCGAGCTGTTGCAGGCTCCCCCCGCGTGGCTGGTTGAGGAACGCACCGTTCACGCCAAGGCCCGCGCCGAGGCCAAGCTGGCCAAGGAACGGGAAGCCGCGCGCCGCCCCAAGAGCTAA
- a CDS encoding universal stress protein gives MRYVVGYTANARGGDAVNLAVALARRQGASLDLVMVMPQDSPYNGIYPPVAGFESILERQVSQWLDEGLALIPDDVSATAHIHRGDSEAEALIEAAVELGAALLIIGASSTGLFKRFSIGSVASALLHASTLPVVLAPSGYSRTEPITRLTCAVGTRAGAEDVLRTGIAMARRRSLPLRVVSLVAEGADDAEVTVAQATTHLREVAEVSQGVDVSALDKLEIDVVVGRGRSIEEAVDHLDWDDGEILLIGSSRLAQNNSIFLGATANRILRALPVPMIVVPRNYVLQSQELFHTTQVPLVETAAPTEVNK, from the coding sequence ATGCGTTATGTAGTGGGATATACGGCCAACGCCCGTGGCGGCGATGCCGTCAATTTGGCAGTGGCTTTGGCGCGCAGACAGGGTGCTTCATTGGACCTGGTTATGGTGATGCCCCAGGATTCGCCCTACAACGGCATTTACCCGCCGGTGGCTGGTTTTGAGAGCATTCTGGAACGGCAGGTCTCACAGTGGCTCGATGAGGGCCTGGCCCTGATCCCGGACGATGTTAGTGCGACGGCGCACATTCACCGGGGCGATTCCGAGGCTGAGGCGCTCATTGAGGCGGCCGTTGAGCTGGGGGCGGCGCTCCTTATCATCGGGGCCAGCAGCACCGGCTTGTTCAAGCGATTCTCCATCGGTTCGGTGGCCAGCGCCTTGTTGCACGCTTCCACGCTGCCGGTGGTCCTAGCACCGTCGGGATACAGCCGCACCGAACCCATCACTCGTTTGACGTGTGCTGTGGGAACGCGGGCGGGCGCCGAGGATGTGCTGCGCACCGGTATTGCCATGGCCAGGCGCCGGTCGCTGCCGTTGCGCGTGGTTTCCCTGGTGGCCGAGGGCGCCGACGACGCCGAGGTCACAGTTGCGCAGGCCACCACCCATCTGCGCGAAGTTGCCGAGGTCAGCCAGGGCGTGGACGTGAGTGCCCTGGACAAGCTCGAGATCGACGTCGTGGTGGGGCGCGGACGCAGCATTGAAGAGGCCGTTGACCACCTCGACTGGGACGACGGGGAAATCCTGCTCATCGGGTCCAGCCGACTGGCGCAAAACAACTCCATTTTCCTCGGCGCCACAGCAAACAGGATATTGCGTGCCTTGCCGGTCCCCATGATCGTGGTGCCGCGCAATTACGTCCTCCAGTCCCAGGAACTTTTCCACACGACCCAGGTCCCCCTTGTTGAGACCGCGGCACCAACTGAGGTGAACAAATGA
- a CDS encoding aminopeptidase P family protein — translation MSSYDAVTTSSMPMPTAENPRVPRLANVPAFTEYMSKGWDSPDRTPPVVAGAAAAAGAHRARISEVFRGQTLIVGAGTAPVRSHDTYYDFRPDSDFYWLSGAAIDGAVLVMTPSASGHDATLYIPAPFYADNPEFFTNAAHGEMWVGAAPDFPDWAAALSLVVKPLGELDGGVIAAMRAGSATLGAGKLPAGLVSRHGIDAGIALGRELSTLRMVKDDWEIAQLREAVDHTIDGFAAVVREVPTAIRKGGERWLQGTFDRHARTYGNGVGYATIVGSGKHAPTLHWVRCDGPVLEDKVLLLDMGVETRSFYTADVTRTFPGSGTFSPIQRQVHDLVEKSHRAGLAQVGPGKFFADFHEACMEVIANGLNDWGLLPVSVDEALSPNGQHHRRYLVCGVGHHLGLDCHDCGQSSYESYQGAPMVPGMVLTVEPGLYFHDNDLTVPPELRGIGVRLEDDIVVTATGSDVISDALPLDASGIEAWMKMAIAR, via the coding sequence ATGAGCTCCTATGACGCTGTCACCACCAGTTCCATGCCTATGCCGACGGCGGAGAACCCCCGGGTTCCCCGTCTGGCAAACGTTCCGGCGTTTACCGAGTACATGAGCAAGGGGTGGGATTCCCCCGACCGGACCCCGCCCGTGGTTGCCGGTGCGGCTGCTGCAGCGGGGGCGCACCGCGCACGGATCTCAGAGGTCTTCCGCGGCCAGACCCTAATTGTTGGCGCAGGCACCGCGCCGGTGCGCAGCCATGACACCTACTATGACTTCCGCCCGGATTCGGACTTTTACTGGCTGAGCGGTGCCGCCATCGACGGGGCCGTCCTGGTCATGACGCCGTCTGCTTCCGGCCATGACGCCACTTTGTACATCCCGGCACCGTTCTACGCTGACAACCCCGAATTCTTCACCAACGCCGCCCACGGTGAAATGTGGGTGGGTGCCGCGCCCGATTTCCCCGACTGGGCAGCCGCGCTCTCCCTCGTGGTCAAGCCCCTGGGCGAGCTCGACGGCGGTGTGATCGCCGCGATGCGGGCAGGCTCCGCCACGCTGGGTGCCGGCAAGTTGCCCGCGGGGCTGGTTTCGCGCCACGGGATCGACGCCGGCATCGCCCTGGGCCGCGAGCTGTCCACGCTGCGCATGGTGAAGGACGATTGGGAGATCGCCCAGCTCCGCGAGGCCGTGGACCACACGATCGACGGCTTTGCAGCCGTGGTCCGCGAGGTTCCCACCGCCATCAGGAAGGGTGGTGAACGCTGGCTGCAGGGCACCTTTGACCGGCATGCCAGGACCTACGGAAACGGCGTTGGCTACGCCACCATTGTGGGCAGCGGCAAGCATGCCCCCACCCTCCACTGGGTGCGCTGCGACGGCCCGGTCCTCGAGGACAAGGTCCTGTTACTGGACATGGGCGTGGAGACGAGAAGTTTTTACACCGCCGATGTGACCCGTACCTTCCCCGGGTCGGGCACCTTCAGCCCCATCCAGCGCCAGGTGCACGACCTGGTGGAGAAGTCCCACAGGGCGGGCCTGGCCCAGGTGGGCCCGGGCAAGTTTTTTGCCGATTTTCATGAGGCCTGCATGGAGGTCATCGCCAACGGCTTGAATGACTGGGGCCTGCTTCCTGTCTCCGTCGACGAGGCGCTGTCCCCGAATGGCCAGCACCACCGCCGCTACCTCGTGTGCGGGGTGGGCCACCACCTGGGTCTGGACTGCCACGACTGCGGCCAGTCCAGCTACGAAAGCTACCAGGGCGCCCCCATGGTGCCCGGCATGGTCCTCACCGTGGAGCCGGGCCTGTACTTTCACGATAACGATCTCACGGTGCCTCCGGAATTGCGCGGCATCGGCGTGCGTCTCGAGGACGACATCGTGGTGACGGCCACCGGATCGGACGTCATCTCCGACGCGCTGCCCTTGGACGCGTCCGGCATTGAGGCCTGGATGAAGATGGCCATCGCGAGGTAG
- a CDS encoding flavin monoamine oxidase family protein: MHNIERDVVIIGAGPSGMTAAHELKKSGLSVAVIEARDRVGGRTWSDTIDGAWLEIGGQWVSPDQTALIGLLDELGLDTYSRYRDGESIYVAPDGTRTRYTGEMFPVSAETEAAMNKLIDTLDALAAQMDPEKPWEHPAARELDIISFHHWLRTQSTDEEACNNIGLFIAGGMLTKPAHAFSALQAVFMASSAGSFSNLVDDNFILDKRVIGGMQGVSLKLAEKLGADVILNSPARTVRWSEVDGDYRVTVVSDNATVTAKRVVMAVPPNLYSRVSFDPPLPRRQHQMHQHQSLGLVIKVHAVYETPFWRKDGLSGTGFSASSLVQEVYDNTNHEDPRGTLVGFVSDEKADYAFTLTAEQRKKEITASLAQFLGAEAAEPVVYYESDWGSEEWTRGAYASSYDLGGLHRYGPDQLTPVGPIHWSCSDLAAEGYQHVDGAVRMGQFTAAKLLAELK, translated from the coding sequence ATGCACAACATCGAGCGCGACGTCGTCATTATCGGCGCCGGACCATCAGGGATGACAGCAGCCCACGAGCTCAAGAAATCCGGCCTCAGCGTCGCCGTCATCGAGGCCCGCGACAGGGTAGGCGGGCGCACCTGGTCTGACACCATCGACGGCGCATGGCTGGAAATCGGTGGCCAGTGGGTCTCCCCGGACCAGACGGCACTCATTGGTCTGCTTGATGAACTGGGCCTGGACACGTATTCGCGCTACCGCGACGGCGAGAGCATCTATGTGGCCCCCGACGGCACCCGCACCCGCTACACCGGCGAAATGTTCCCGGTCTCGGCGGAAACCGAAGCGGCCATGAACAAGCTGATCGACACCCTCGACGCGCTCGCAGCCCAGATGGACCCGGAAAAGCCATGGGAGCACCCGGCGGCCCGCGAACTGGACATCATCTCCTTCCACCACTGGCTGCGCACCCAGTCCACCGACGAGGAGGCCTGCAACAACATCGGCCTGTTCATCGCCGGCGGCATGCTCACCAAGCCGGCCCACGCCTTCTCCGCCTTGCAGGCAGTGTTCATGGCTTCCTCGGCAGGATCCTTCAGCAACCTGGTGGATGACAACTTCATCCTCGACAAGCGCGTGATTGGCGGCATGCAGGGCGTGTCGCTGAAACTGGCCGAAAAGTTGGGCGCCGATGTCATCCTCAATTCCCCCGCCCGCACCGTCCGTTGGAGCGAGGTCGACGGGGACTACCGTGTCACGGTGGTCAGTGACAACGCCACCGTCACCGCCAAGCGCGTGGTCATGGCCGTCCCGCCAAACCTTTACAGCCGGGTCTCCTTCGACCCGCCACTGCCGCGCCGCCAGCACCAGATGCACCAGCACCAGTCCCTGGGCCTGGTCATTAAGGTCCACGCCGTCTACGAGACCCCGTTCTGGCGCAAGGATGGCTTGTCCGGCACCGGCTTCAGCGCATCCTCACTGGTCCAGGAGGTCTACGACAACACCAACCACGAGGATCCCCGCGGCACGTTGGTGGGCTTTGTCTCCGACGAAAAGGCCGACTACGCCTTCACCCTCACCGCCGAACAGCGCAAAAAGGAAATCACCGCGTCCTTGGCGCAATTCCTGGGGGCCGAAGCGGCCGAGCCGGTGGTCTACTACGAATCCGACTGGGGCTCGGAGGAATGGACCCGCGGTGCGTACGCATCCAGCTACGACCTGGGTGGCCTGCACCGCTACGGCCCGGATCAGCTCACCCCCGTGGGCCCCATCCACTGGTCGTGTTCTGACCTCGCAGCCGAGGGCTACCAGCACGTTGACGGGGCAGTGCGCATGGGCCAGTTCACCGCGGCAAAGTTGCTCGCAGAACTGAAGTAA
- a CDS encoding TetR/AcrR family transcriptional regulator — protein MSQGLVPLKAVPVKAAKAKAGRRRAGRPPLALLGPAQITRAALKLVSRDGYKALTMSKLAKSLNVAPSALYNHVRSKQELLRLVEDSLMARVDVSAFLDQPWDQAVSKWAHSYRDVFSSHLPLIPVIALLPVTNAPQTLLMYEAVTEGFLRAGWRSARIIDAIVALESFIFGSAYDVNAPSDIFAPGELGATAPAFSSAVAHRSNAGQLNDADAAFSLGLAALIAGLATTLV, from the coding sequence GTGAGTCAGGGTTTAGTGCCATTGAAGGCAGTGCCGGTGAAAGCCGCAAAGGCTAAGGCAGGACGACGCCGGGCTGGCCGGCCACCGCTGGCCTTGCTTGGCCCTGCCCAAATCACCCGGGCGGCACTGAAGCTAGTGAGCCGTGACGGCTACAAGGCGTTAACCATGTCAAAGCTGGCCAAATCGTTGAATGTTGCCCCGTCCGCCTTGTACAACCATGTACGCTCCAAGCAGGAATTGCTCCGGCTGGTAGAGGACTCGCTCATGGCCCGCGTGGATGTTTCGGCGTTCCTAGACCAGCCATGGGATCAGGCAGTGAGTAAATGGGCGCACTCCTACCGGGACGTCTTTTCCTCGCACCTGCCATTGATACCCGTTATTGCCCTGCTGCCTGTGACGAATGCGCCCCAGACCCTCCTCATGTATGAGGCCGTGACGGAAGGGTTCCTGCGGGCGGGTTGGCGCAGTGCACGCATTATCGACGCCATAGTGGCGTTGGAGTCCTTCATTTTCGGCTCGGCCTACGACGTCAACGCCCCAAGCGACATCTTTGCCCCCGGTGAACTCGGAGCAACGGCACCCGCGTTCAGCTCCGCCGTCGCCCATCGAAGCAACGCCGGGCAGCTTAACGATGCAGATGCGGCATTTTCACTCGGGCTTGCGGCCTTGATCGCCGGACTGGCTACAACACTTGTTTAA
- a CDS encoding APC family permease, translating into MTTSETVRNAAGDHGLSEKGLKAGSVGLIGAVVIGISCIAPAYTLTAALGPTVSEVGVHLPAIFLVGFIPMLLVALGYRELNNAMPDAGTSFTWATRAFGPWMGWMGGWGLIAATIIVLSNLAAVAVDFFYLMLAQIFSNPELADLTTVLPLNIATTLVFIAGACWISYRGMETTKSFQYILVAFQLLVLGWFAIAAFAHVSNGTAFDATTIQADWFNPFAVESFSQFAAGVSLSIFIFWGWDVTLTMNEETKNPKKTPGRAATVTVVVIVIIYMVVSLATLSFAGIGTTGLGAGNPENQGSIFAVLAGPVMGPFAILMSLAILSSSAASLQSTFVSPARTLLSMGHYQALPKSFSKISPTHKSPSYATIAAAIAAAAFYVITRVLSENALWDTITALGMMICFYYGITALACVWYFRAQAFHGVRDFLFKFLAPLVGGVILLVMFFKTAYDSMDPDYGSGSNIAGLGLVFILGAGVILLGAVLMFVMYWRHPEFFKGKVLSRASQPYNP; encoded by the coding sequence ATGACTACGTCCGAGACAGTGAGAAACGCCGCCGGTGATCATGGCCTGAGCGAAAAGGGTCTGAAAGCCGGATCGGTGGGGCTAATTGGCGCCGTCGTCATCGGTATCTCCTGCATCGCCCCCGCCTACACGCTTACGGCGGCGCTGGGGCCCACCGTCTCCGAAGTCGGCGTGCACCTGCCAGCCATCTTCCTGGTCGGATTCATCCCGATGCTGCTGGTGGCCCTGGGGTACCGCGAGCTGAACAACGCCATGCCCGACGCCGGCACCTCCTTCACCTGGGCCACACGCGCCTTTGGTCCGTGGATGGGCTGGATGGGTGGCTGGGGCCTGATCGCCGCGACTATCATTGTGCTCTCCAACTTGGCAGCGGTCGCCGTCGACTTCTTTTACCTGATGCTGGCGCAGATCTTCTCCAACCCCGAGCTGGCGGACCTGACCACGGTGCTGCCGCTGAACATCGCCACGACCTTGGTGTTCATTGCCGGGGCCTGCTGGATTTCCTATCGCGGCATGGAAACCACCAAGTCATTCCAGTACATCCTGGTGGCATTCCAGCTGCTGGTGCTGGGCTGGTTTGCAATCGCCGCCTTCGCCCATGTGTCCAATGGGACGGCCTTTGACGCCACCACCATCCAGGCCGACTGGTTTAACCCGTTCGCCGTCGAATCCTTCTCCCAGTTCGCCGCGGGCGTGTCCTTGTCGATCTTCATCTTCTGGGGCTGGGATGTGACCTTGACGATGAACGAGGAAACGAAGAACCCGAAAAAGACGCCCGGGCGCGCAGCCACCGTCACTGTTGTGGTGATTGTGATCATCTACATGGTGGTCTCGCTGGCCACGCTGTCCTTTGCCGGTATTGGCACCACCGGTTTGGGGGCCGGGAACCCGGAGAACCAGGGCAGCATCTTCGCCGTGCTGGCCGGTCCCGTCATGGGACCGTTCGCGATCCTGATGTCGCTGGCCATCCTGAGCTCGTCGGCGGCATCGTTGCAGTCAACGTTTGTCTCCCCGGCCCGGACGCTGCTGTCCATGGGCCACTACCAGGCCTTGCCGAAGAGCTTCAGCAAGATCAGCCCCACCCACAAGTCCCCGAGCTACGCCACAATCGCCGCAGCCATTGCCGCTGCAGCGTTCTACGTGATCACCCGGGTCCTGTCCGAGAACGCCCTGTGGGACACCATCACGGCCCTAGGCATGATGATCTGCTTCTACTACGGCATCACGGCGTTGGCGTGTGTTTGGTACTTCCGGGCGCAGGCATTCCACGGGGTGCGGGACTTCCTGTTCAAGTTCCTGGCCCCGCTGGTGGGTGGCGTGATTTTGCTGGTCATGTTCTTCAAGACCGCCTATGACTCCATGGACCCGGACTATGGCTCGGGATCGAACATTGCTGGGCTTGGCCTGGTCTTCATCCTGGGTGCCGGGGTGATCCTGCTCGGGGCCGTGTTGATGTTCGTCATGTACTGGCGTCACCCGGAGTTCTTCAAGGGCAAGGTGCTCAGCCGCGCCAGCCAGCCCTACAATCCCTGA
- a CDS encoding MarR family winged helix-turn-helix transcriptional regulator: MKASNPYGQLLVSMREFSLESDRYVERAAYLHGLHRTDLNALGFLIRPDLADNAMTPGKLGDALNLSSPATTALVDRLEKTGHVNRKRSETDRRKIQLAMTDHARTVGRQLFSPLAIAMSEPLKHYLPEELAVVQRFLAEMTAATVAARESLTEPQEDAPGP; encoded by the coding sequence ATGAAAGCAAGCAATCCCTACGGTCAGCTCTTGGTGTCCATGCGGGAATTTTCTTTGGAATCGGATAGGTATGTGGAACGTGCGGCGTATTTGCACGGTCTGCACAGGACCGATCTGAATGCCTTGGGATTTCTCATTCGCCCCGATCTGGCCGACAACGCCATGACCCCGGGCAAACTCGGGGATGCCTTGAACCTGAGTTCACCGGCCACCACGGCACTGGTTGACCGCCTTGAGAAAACGGGGCACGTCAACAGAAAGCGCAGCGAAACGGACCGCCGCAAGATCCAGCTCGCCATGACCGATCACGCCCGCACTGTGGGGCGCCAACTCTTTTCCCCGCTGGCCATCGCGATGAGCGAGCCACTGAAGCATTATTTGCCCGAGGAACTAGCCGTGGTGCAGCGTTTCCTGGCGGAGATGACAGCGGCAACTGTTGCGGCGCGGGAGTCACTCACTGAGCCGCAAGAGGACGCGCCCGGCCCCTGA